The proteins below come from a single Streptomyces sp. SCSIO 75703 genomic window:
- a CDS encoding cystathionine gamma-lyase, with protein MSDSRTAGGSSQDGPPGTGDGTRAVRAGLPEPVRHEPTLPGPVFAAHFHLPGDPTGPYTYGRDENPTWTHLERALVELEAPGRDDVGALVFASGMAAISSVLFSQLSTGDAVVLPSDGYQALPLVRAQLEAFGIEVRTAPTGGDAQLDVLDGAKLLWIETPSNPGLDVCDVRRLVEAAHAGGALVAVDNTLATPLGQRPLELGADFAVASGTKQLTGHGDVLLGYVVGRDAAPLAAVRHWRKIVGAIPGPMEAWLAHRSLATLQMRVDRQNATALKVAETLRARPEVTGLRYPGLPDDPSYRIATRQMRRHGCVVSFTLASRAHADRFLDALRLVEGATSFGGVRSTAERRGRWGGDAVPEGFVRLSVGGEDPEDLVADLLRALDASVG; from the coding sequence ATGAGCGATTCCCGCACGGCCGGGGGAAGTTCTCAGGACGGCCCTCCGGGGACCGGCGACGGCACCCGCGCGGTGCGCGCCGGACTGCCCGAGCCGGTCAGACACGAGCCGACCCTGCCCGGCCCCGTCTTCGCCGCCCATTTCCACCTCCCGGGCGATCCCACCGGCCCGTACACCTACGGCCGCGACGAGAACCCCACCTGGACCCATCTGGAGCGGGCCCTCGTGGAGTTGGAGGCGCCGGGACGCGACGACGTCGGCGCGCTGGTGTTCGCCTCGGGCATGGCCGCGATCTCCTCGGTGCTGTTCTCGCAGCTCAGCACCGGGGACGCGGTGGTGCTCCCGTCCGACGGCTACCAGGCGCTGCCCCTGGTACGCGCCCAGTTGGAGGCGTTCGGCATCGAGGTGCGCACCGCGCCGACCGGCGGGGACGCCCAGCTCGACGTCCTGGACGGGGCGAAGCTGCTGTGGATCGAGACACCGTCGAACCCGGGGCTGGACGTGTGCGACGTCCGGCGTCTCGTCGAGGCGGCCCACGCGGGCGGCGCCCTGGTGGCCGTCGACAACACCCTCGCCACTCCGCTCGGGCAGCGCCCGCTGGAGCTCGGCGCCGACTTCGCCGTGGCCAGCGGCACCAAGCAGCTCACCGGCCACGGGGACGTCCTCCTCGGGTACGTCGTCGGGCGGGACGCCGCTCCCCTGGCCGCCGTCCGGCACTGGCGCAAGATCGTCGGCGCGATCCCCGGCCCCATGGAGGCGTGGCTCGCACACCGTTCCCTCGCCACTCTCCAGATGCGTGTGGACCGGCAGAACGCCACCGCCCTGAAGGTCGCCGAGACACTGCGGGCCCGGCCCGAGGTGACGGGGCTGCGGTACCCGGGGCTCCCCGACGACCCTTCGTACCGGATCGCCACCCGGCAGATGCGGCGCCACGGCTGCGTCGTCTCCTTCACCCTGGCCTCCCGTGCGCACGCCGACCGTTTCCTCGACGCCCTGCGGCTCGTGGAGGGGGCGACGAGCTTCGGCGGGGTGCGGTCGACCGCCGAGCGGCGCGGTCGCTGGGGCGGCGACGCGGTACCGGAGGGCTTCGTCCGGCTCTCGGTCGGCGGAGAGGACCCCGAGGACCTGGTGGCCGACCTGCTGCGCGCCCTGGACGCGTCGGTGGGCTGA
- a CDS encoding low molecular weight protein-tyrosine-phosphatase translates to MAYRVCFVCTGNICRSPMAEAVFRERLRRAGLDDRVHADSAGTDGWHEGDGADPRTVAVLEEHGYDGTHTARRFQPAWFDRLDLVVALDAGHLRVLRRLAPTERDVAKVRLLRSYDPAAGDDLDVPDPYYGDAGDFAQCLDMVEAATGGLLDAVRADVEGRAA, encoded by the coding sequence ATGGCCTACCGCGTCTGCTTCGTGTGCACGGGCAACATCTGCCGCTCCCCGATGGCCGAGGCCGTCTTCCGCGAACGGCTGCGGCGGGCGGGGCTCGACGACCGGGTCCACGCCGACAGCGCCGGCACGGACGGCTGGCACGAGGGCGACGGGGCCGACCCCCGCACCGTCGCCGTGCTGGAGGAACACGGCTACGACGGCACCCACACGGCCAGGCGGTTCCAGCCGGCCTGGTTCGACCGTCTCGACCTCGTCGTCGCGCTCGACGCGGGCCACCTCAGGGTCCTGCGCCGGCTCGCGCCCACGGAACGGGACGTGGCCAAGGTGCGGCTGCTGCGGTCGTACGACCCCGCCGCCGGCGACGACCTGGACGTGCCGGACCCGTACTACGGGGACGCCGGCGACTTCGCGCAGTGCCTCGACATGGTGGAGGCGGCGACCGGCGGACTGCTCGACGCGGTCCGCGCGGACGTGGAAGGACGAGCGGCATGA
- a CDS encoding phage holin family protein, which translates to MKNFVVKTIANAGALAVAVWLLDKITLTGGSTGRKAGTLILVALVFGLVNLWVKPIVQVLTIPLFILTLGLFTLVVNALMLLLTSWLAGKLDLSFHVEGFWTAVLGGLIISVVSWALNAFLPDED; encoded by the coding sequence ATGAAGAATTTCGTAGTCAAGACGATCGCCAACGCGGGCGCCCTGGCAGTCGCCGTGTGGCTGCTGGACAAGATCACTCTGACCGGGGGCAGCACCGGCAGGAAGGCCGGCACGCTGATCCTGGTCGCCCTGGTCTTCGGCCTCGTGAACCTCTGGGTCAAACCCATTGTGCAGGTGCTGACGATCCCGCTGTTCATCCTGACCCTCGGCTTGTTCACGCTGGTGGTCAACGCGCTGATGCTGCTGCTGACCTCGTGGCTGGCCGGCAAGCTCGACCTGAGTTTCCACGTGGAGGGCTTCTGGACCGCCGTCCTGGGCGGCCTGATCATCTCGGTCGTCTCCTGGGCCCTGAACGCGTTCCTGCCGGACGAGGACTGA
- a CDS encoding cupin domain-containing protein, translating into MKAFRLDELEAERAANDGAYLQFLRERNMSVGLYALDAGAADPQRPHGQDEVYFVVSGRAAITVGTETTEVARGSVVYVPAGVPHKFHHISEDLRVLVVFSPPEG; encoded by the coding sequence ATGAAGGCTTTCCGGCTGGACGAACTGGAGGCGGAGCGCGCCGCCAACGACGGCGCCTACCTGCAGTTCCTGCGGGAGCGGAACATGTCGGTGGGCCTCTACGCCCTGGACGCGGGAGCGGCCGATCCACAGCGGCCGCACGGTCAGGACGAGGTGTACTTCGTGGTCAGCGGACGCGCCGCGATCACCGTCGGCACGGAGACCACCGAGGTCGCCCGCGGCAGCGTGGTGTACGTGCCGGCCGGGGTGCCCCACAAGTTCCACCACATCAGCGAGGACCTGCGGGTGCTGGTGGTGTTCTCTCCCCCCGAGGGCTGA
- a CDS encoding DUF5326 family protein has protein sequence MREIFTGLPWWVKWIAVPVIALVVFGSLIATVLSVVIGLLFKVLVFVALVGGLIYVVRRFTSGSSSRW, from the coding sequence ATGCGAGAGATCTTCACGGGACTCCCGTGGTGGGTGAAGTGGATCGCGGTGCCGGTCATCGCCCTGGTCGTGTTCGGCAGCCTGATAGCGACGGTGCTCAGCGTCGTGATCGGACTGCTCTTCAAGGTGCTGGTCTTCGTGGCACTCGTCGGCGGACTGATCTACGTCGTGCGCCGGTTCACGTCGGGTTCCTCGTCGCGCTGGTGA
- a CDS encoding helix-turn-helix domain-containing protein: MIGSVQRAMRLLECVAAHGYGAPAKQLARETGLALPTAYHLLRTLVHEGYLRREKGLFFLGEAAERLSRSGVEQKRRSIVVDALSNWRDAIDAPVYYAVYRAGEVEVVGVSDTPEHPAVEEWADFRETAHAHAVGLCLLSQLDEAGRRDHLRRYPVQPVTPYTVRDRHSVLTRLERLPRMAPVTEHQEYALGYVCAAIPVTVGSTPAAVALSLPAHQAGRLLPTVRRLQHEMGRLLGPLAPSITI; encoded by the coding sequence CTGATCGGTTCCGTCCAGCGGGCGATGCGCCTGCTGGAATGCGTCGCCGCGCACGGATACGGCGCCCCCGCCAAGCAACTCGCGCGGGAGACGGGACTCGCGCTGCCCACCGCCTACCACCTGTTGCGCACCCTCGTCCACGAGGGCTATCTGCGCCGGGAGAAGGGCCTGTTCTTCCTCGGCGAGGCGGCCGAGCGGCTGAGCCGCAGCGGCGTCGAGCAGAAACGTCGCAGCATCGTCGTCGACGCTTTGTCGAACTGGCGGGACGCGATCGACGCCCCCGTGTACTACGCCGTGTACCGCGCCGGTGAGGTCGAGGTCGTCGGCGTCTCGGACACGCCGGAGCACCCGGCGGTCGAGGAGTGGGCCGATTTCCGGGAGACCGCGCACGCGCACGCCGTCGGGCTCTGTCTGCTGTCGCAACTGGACGAGGCGGGCCGGCGCGACCACCTCCGACGCTACCCGGTGCAACCCGTCACCCCCTATACGGTGCGTGACCGGCACAGCGTGTTGACGCGGCTGGAACGGCTGCCGCGAATGGCTCCGGTGACGGAACACCAGGAGTACGCGCTGGGCTACGTTTGCGCCGCGATCCCCGTCACCGTGGGCTCCACCCCGGCCGCGGTGGCCCTCTCCCTCCCCGCTCACCAGGCCGGCCGGCTGCTTCCGACGGTGCGCCGGCTGCAGCACGAGATGGGCCGGCTGCTGGGTCCGCTCGCGCCCTCTATCACTATCTGA
- a CDS encoding SsgA family sporulation/cell division regulator translates to MGESVQAEVMMSFLVSEELSFRIPVELRYETSDPYAVRLTFHLPGDAPVTWTFGRELLVDGVAMPCGDGDVRIAPVDPEPLAEVLIRLQVGSDQALFRSSAAPLVAFLDRTDKLVPLGQEGALADFDAHLDEALDRILAEEQSAG, encoded by the coding sequence ATGGGCGAGTCTGTGCAGGCAGAGGTCATGATGAGCTTTCTCGTGTCCGAGGAGCTGTCGTTCCGCATTCCGGTGGAGCTGAGGTACGAGACCTCCGATCCCTATGCCGTACGGCTGACGTTCCATCTCCCCGGAGACGCCCCGGTGACCTGGACCTTCGGCCGGGAACTGCTGGTGGACGGCGTCGCCATGCCGTGTGGCGACGGCGATGTGCGCATCGCGCCGGTCGATCCGGAGCCGCTGGCCGAGGTGCTCATCCGGCTGCAGGTGGGCAGCGACCAGGCGCTGTTCCGGTCCTCCGCGGCGCCCCTGGTGGCCTTCCTCGACCGGACGGACAAGCTGGTGCCGCTGGGGCAGGAGGGCGCGCTCGCCGACTTCGACGCGCACCTCGACGAGGCCCTGGACCGCATCCTGGCCGAGGAGCAGAGCGCCGGGTGA
- a CDS encoding YibE/F family protein encodes MTTTHHPPPPPHDPRRGPGAEDDGRHATDRGRDWAFDTNPASGPAGFPGRPTGGDGSGGHGGGGHGGGGHGPGGGHGHSHGHSHGHGHGPAAPVSRHLRKVIAAILIPFATAVLVGLVVLWPGGAPPHERTGVGFDRQTQEATVTKVVEVSCSSVNASGAVPTGDTSTAEGSSAVQQANGTCKRATIRVDTGKDKGRTFTEIVQPDQSRQLHQDEQVVVAYEPSAPKDLQYSVTDVNRRLPLALLAGIFAVAVVVVGRLRGLMALVALAISFLLLNFFVLPAILQGSNPLLVAVVGSSAIMLIALYLCHGLSARTSVAVLGTLISLLLIGVLGSLFIGWAALTGNTDDNTGLIHGLYPHIDMSGLLLAGVIIGSLGVLDDVTVTQTSAVWELHEANPTMGWRGLYQAGIRIGRDHIASVVNTLVLAYAGAALPLLLLFSIAQSSVGAVANSELVAEEIVRTLVGSIGLVASVPVTTALAALVVSADRREAGGAVPAVAGVPGPSGAGAQGRGGRGRRRKR; translated from the coding sequence GTGACCACGACGCATCATCCTCCGCCTCCGCCGCACGACCCCCGCCGTGGGCCGGGTGCCGAAGACGACGGCCGCCACGCGACGGACCGCGGGCGGGACTGGGCCTTCGACACGAACCCGGCCTCCGGACCAGCGGGTTTCCCTGGCCGGCCGACGGGCGGTGACGGATCCGGCGGGCACGGCGGGGGCGGGCACGGTGGAGGCGGGCACGGCCCCGGTGGCGGACACGGGCACTCACACGGGCACTCACACGGGCACGGCCATGGTCCCGCGGCGCCGGTCTCCCGCCACCTGCGGAAGGTCATCGCCGCGATCCTCATCCCCTTCGCCACGGCGGTGCTGGTCGGCCTCGTGGTGCTCTGGCCGGGCGGGGCACCGCCGCACGAGCGCACCGGCGTCGGCTTCGACCGGCAGACCCAAGAGGCCACCGTCACCAAGGTGGTCGAGGTGAGCTGCTCGTCCGTCAACGCCTCGGGAGCCGTCCCGACCGGGGACACCTCCACCGCGGAGGGCTCCTCGGCGGTCCAGCAGGCGAACGGCACGTGCAAGCGGGCGACGATCCGCGTCGACACCGGCAAGGACAAGGGCCGCACGTTCACCGAGATCGTGCAGCCGGACCAGTCGCGCCAGCTCCACCAGGACGAGCAGGTGGTGGTCGCCTACGAGCCCTCCGCCCCGAAGGACCTCCAGTACTCGGTGACCGACGTCAACCGCCGGCTGCCGCTGGCCCTGCTGGCCGGCATCTTCGCCGTGGCGGTGGTGGTCGTCGGACGGCTGCGCGGACTGATGGCGCTGGTCGCCCTCGCCATCAGCTTCCTGCTGCTGAACTTCTTCGTCCTCCCCGCGATCCTCCAGGGCTCCAACCCGTTGCTGGTGGCGGTCGTGGGGTCCAGCGCCATCATGCTGATCGCCCTCTATCTGTGCCACGGACTCTCCGCCCGCACCTCCGTGGCCGTCCTGGGCACCCTGATCTCGCTGTTGCTGATCGGGGTCCTGGGCTCGCTGTTCATCGGCTGGGCGGCGCTCACCGGCAACACGGACGACAACACCGGCCTGATCCACGGCCTGTACCCGCACATCGACATGAGCGGTCTGCTGCTCGCCGGGGTGATCATCGGCTCGCTCGGCGTCCTCGACGACGTGACCGTCACCCAGACCTCGGCCGTCTGGGAACTGCACGAGGCCAACCCGACAATGGGCTGGCGGGGGCTCTACCAGGCGGGCATCCGGATCGGCCGCGACCACATCGCGTCCGTCGTCAACACGCTGGTGCTCGCCTACGCGGGTGCCGCGCTCCCCCTGCTGCTGCTGTTCTCCATCGCGCAGAGCAGCGTGGGGGCGGTCGCCAACAGCGAGCTGGTCGCGGAGGAGATCGTGCGCACCCTGGTCGGGTCCATCGGCCTGGTGGCCTCGGTCCCGGTGACCACGGCGCTCGCCGCGCTGGTCGTCTCCGCCGACCGCCGGGAGGCGGGCGGGGCGGTACCCGCCGTCGCCGGCGTCCCCGGGCCGTCCGGGGCCGGGGCGCAGGGGCGCGGCGGGCGGGGACGCCGCCGGAAGCGTTGA
- the thiC gene encoding phosphomethylpyrimidine synthase ThiC yields the protein MAIKDARTPASTQNVTESTTETKGPESTAGEAGKSIGWHKAYVEGSRPDLRVPVRQVHLTNGESVTLYDTSGPYTDPSVETDVRRGLPPLRENWIVARGDTEEYAGRPVRPEDDGIKHTSPRGGLRNLDAVFPGRPRQPRRGRAGTAVTQLAYARRGEVTPEMEYVAIRENVAPEVVREEIAAGRAVLPANVNHPEIEPMIIGKRFLVKVNANIGNSAVTSSIEEEVEKMTWATRWGADTVMDLSTGRNIHTTREWVLRNSPVPIGTVPLYQALEKVDGKAEELSWEIYKDTVIEQAEQGVDYMTVHAGVRLPYVPLTANRKTGIVSRGGSIMAAWCLAHHKESFLYENFEELCEILAAYDVTYSLGDGLRPGSIADANDKAQFAELHTLGELNRIAKRHHVQTMIEGPGHVPMHKIKENVDLQQEICEEAPFYTLGPLTTDVAPAYDHITSGIGAAMIAWWGTAMLCYVTPKEHLGLPNRDDVKTGVITYKIAAHAADLAKGHPGAQEWDDALSDARFEFRWEDQFNLSLDPDTAREFHDETLPAEPAKTAHFCSMCGPKFCSMKISQSITERFGGDAADGATAEEVAEGMMQKSKEFAASGNRVYLPLAD from the coding sequence ATGGCCATCAAGGACGCACGCACGCCTGCCTCCACGCAGAACGTCACGGAGTCGACGACGGAGACGAAGGGACCGGAGTCGACCGCCGGGGAGGCCGGGAAGTCCATCGGCTGGCACAAGGCGTACGTCGAGGGTTCGCGCCCCGACCTGCGCGTGCCGGTCCGTCAGGTGCACCTCACCAACGGAGAGTCGGTCACGCTCTACGACACCTCGGGTCCGTACACCGACCCGTCCGTCGAGACCGACGTCCGCAGGGGCCTGCCGCCGCTGCGGGAGAACTGGATCGTCGCCCGCGGCGACACGGAGGAGTACGCGGGCCGCCCCGTCCGCCCCGAGGACGACGGAATCAAGCACACGTCCCCCCGCGGGGGCCTGCGCAACCTCGACGCGGTCTTCCCCGGCCGCCCGCGCCAGCCGCGCCGGGGCCGCGCCGGCACCGCGGTGACACAACTCGCGTACGCGCGCCGGGGCGAGGTCACACCCGAGATGGAGTACGTGGCCATCCGGGAGAACGTCGCGCCGGAGGTGGTCCGCGAGGAGATCGCGGCGGGCCGGGCGGTGCTGCCGGCCAACGTCAACCACCCGGAGATCGAGCCGATGATCATCGGCAAGCGGTTCCTGGTGAAGGTCAACGCCAACATCGGCAACTCCGCGGTGACCTCCTCCATCGAGGAGGAGGTCGAGAAGATGACCTGGGCCACCCGCTGGGGCGCGGACACCGTGATGGACCTCTCCACGGGCCGCAACATCCACACCACCCGCGAGTGGGTGCTGCGCAACTCCCCCGTCCCCATCGGCACCGTGCCGCTCTACCAGGCGCTGGAGAAGGTCGACGGCAAGGCCGAGGAGCTGAGCTGGGAGATCTACAAGGACACGGTCATCGAGCAGGCCGAGCAGGGCGTCGACTACATGACCGTCCACGCCGGCGTCCGCCTGCCGTACGTGCCGCTCACCGCGAACCGGAAGACCGGCATCGTCTCGCGCGGCGGCTCCATCATGGCCGCGTGGTGCCTCGCGCACCACAAGGAGTCGTTCCTCTACGAGAACTTCGAGGAACTCTGCGAGATCCTCGCCGCCTACGACGTCACCTACTCGCTGGGCGACGGACTGCGGCCGGGCTCCATCGCGGACGCCAACGACAAGGCGCAGTTCGCGGAGTTGCACACGCTGGGCGAGCTGAACCGCATCGCCAAGCGGCACCACGTGCAGACCATGATCGAGGGGCCGGGCCATGTCCCCATGCACAAGATCAAGGAGAACGTCGACCTCCAGCAGGAGATCTGCGAGGAAGCCCCGTTCTACACGCTCGGCCCGCTGACGACGGACGTCGCCCCGGCGTACGACCACATCACCTCGGGCATCGGCGCCGCGATGATCGCCTGGTGGGGCACGGCCATGCTCTGCTACGTCACCCCCAAGGAGCACCTGGGCCTGCCCAACCGCGACGACGTCAAGACCGGCGTCATCACCTACAAGATCGCGGCTCACGCGGCCGACCTCGCCAAGGGCCACCCAGGTGCGCAGGAGTGGGACGACGCGCTGTCGGACGCGCGCTTCGAGTTCCGCTGGGAGGACCAGTTCAACCTGTCCCTCGACCCGGACACGGCACGGGAGTTCCACGACGAGACGCTGCCGGCGGAACCCGCCAAGACCGCGCACTTCTGCTCGATGTGCGGGCCGAAGTTCTGCTCGATGAAGATCAGCCAGAGCATCACCGAGCGGTTCGGCGGTGATGCGGCCGACGGGGCCACGGCCGAGGAGGTGGCCGAGGGCATGATGCAGAAGTCGAAGGAGTTCGCGGCGAGCGGGAACCGGGTGTACCTGCCCCTCGCCGACTGA
- a CDS encoding VWA domain-containing protein, giving the protein MTATSLSKGANLAVDSPVVRVELAWSAGPGVPEVDASALLLTSAGRVRGDEDFVFFNQPRHASGAVRHLGRRSAGGATADAVEVDLRALEPEVERVVLCASADGGTFGRVPGLSLRLLDAGTGTELARFDMTAGTETALIGGELYRRQGRWKFRAVGQGYAAGLAGLATDFGITVDEGAPAQAPDTTPAPPAQPPAAATAPPARTPPAPPPGPLPPASAAEPAGRYVPTPPPPHVPPTPPAPPTPHPASHLTQGEERLPVDMRKRLSLRKEQVAVSLRKHGAAGVTARVVLVLDASGSMSALYTKGVVADVVERMAAVAAQLDDDGEMQAWTFASNPARLPDLRLGDLPEWLRLHVRVGEISLFRRARKKGLHPDQVDMRAVGIQNEEQKVIAEVRAFVRENPAPDPTLVLFFSDGGVYRNTEIERELREAVEEPVFWQFVGIGRAGYGVLEKFDTLPGRRVDNVGFFAVDDIGTVPDPELYDRLLSEFPSWITAAGRAGIL; this is encoded by the coding sequence ATGACTGCCACCTCTCTGAGCAAGGGTGCCAACCTCGCCGTCGACTCCCCCGTGGTCCGCGTCGAACTCGCCTGGTCGGCCGGGCCCGGCGTGCCCGAGGTCGACGCCTCGGCGCTGCTGCTCACCTCGGCCGGCCGGGTCCGCGGCGACGAGGACTTCGTCTTCTTCAACCAGCCACGCCACGCCTCCGGCGCGGTGCGGCACCTGGGGCGCCGTTCCGCGGGCGGAGCCACGGCCGACGCCGTCGAGGTGGACCTCCGTGCGCTGGAGCCGGAGGTGGAGCGGGTCGTGCTGTGCGCCTCGGCCGACGGCGGGACCTTCGGCCGGGTGCCGGGGCTGTCACTGCGGCTGCTGGACGCCGGGACCGGGACCGAACTGGCCCGGTTCGACATGACGGCGGGTACGGAGACCGCGCTGATCGGGGGCGAGCTGTACCGACGGCAGGGCCGGTGGAAGTTCCGCGCGGTCGGCCAGGGCTATGCCGCGGGGCTCGCCGGGCTGGCCACCGACTTCGGCATCACGGTCGACGAGGGGGCACCGGCACAGGCCCCCGACACGACGCCGGCGCCTCCGGCACAGCCACCCGCCGCTGCGACCGCGCCCCCGGCGCGGACGCCTCCCGCCCCGCCACCGGGTCCCCTCCCTCCGGCTTCCGCCGCCGAACCCGCCGGACGGTACGTCCCGACACCCCCGCCACCGCACGTGCCGCCCACTCCACCCGCACCACCCACGCCCCACCCCGCCTCCCACCTCACCCAGGGGGAGGAACGCCTGCCCGTGGACATGCGCAAGCGCCTGTCGCTGCGCAAGGAGCAGGTCGCCGTCAGCCTGCGCAAGCACGGGGCGGCAGGTGTCACCGCCCGCGTCGTCCTGGTCCTCGACGCCTCCGGGTCCATGAGCGCCCTCTACACCAAGGGCGTGGTCGCCGACGTCGTGGAACGCATGGCGGCCGTCGCGGCGCAGTTGGACGACGACGGCGAGATGCAGGCGTGGACCTTCGCCTCGAACCCGGCCCGCCTGCCCGACCTGCGCCTCGGCGACCTCCCCGAGTGGCTGCGCCTGCATGTGCGCGTGGGGGAGATCAGTCTCTTCCGGCGTGCCAGGAAGAAGGGGCTCCACCCCGACCAGGTCGACATGCGCGCGGTCGGCATCCAGAACGAGGAGCAGAAGGTGATCGCCGAGGTGCGGGCCTTCGTACGGGAGAACCCGGCACCGGACCCCACCCTGGTGCTGTTCTTCTCCGACGGCGGCGTGTACCGCAACACCGAGATCGAGCGGGAACTGCGCGAGGCCGTGGAGGAGCCCGTCTTCTGGCAGTTCGTCGGCATCGGCCGCGCCGGCTACGGGGTGCTGGAAAAGTTCGACACCCTGCCCGGACGGCGCGTCGACAACGTCGGCTTCTTCGCGGTGGACGACATCGGCACCGTCCCCGACCCGGAGCTGTACGACCGCCTGCTGTCCGAGTTCCCGTCGTGGATCACCGCCGCCGGGCGGGCGGGCATCCTCTGA
- a CDS encoding membrane protein produces the protein MHMNSVPQHLSTEDRQEYERILDEALRSAPSRPEPAHAGQRLTTEQLRTLALNATALITAAAATEYQHYVKVREELRRPAPAAAAPASRTTGAEDPEGGAAHLAATMGEVAEASGAGAVAVIAVLAPVLAGTAAALFLLVGYVLRVLAPEQVFAQTLLTTGWVFGAVTAVAILVATAGLLMTALRNRPSAEAARRADPHGDLARAREAWHDALLHRGILPFLREALEDPRTATALHAGPAAQSGRMPQLGYGRPGFSSPGEGSTADHRPRYSSPDFSSPDFGGPEHQPE, from the coding sequence ATGCACATGAACAGCGTTCCGCAGCACTTGTCGACCGAGGACCGCCAGGAGTACGAGCGGATCCTCGATGAGGCGCTGCGCTCCGCACCATCGCGTCCGGAGCCGGCGCACGCCGGTCAACGGCTCACCACCGAACAACTGCGCACCCTGGCGCTGAACGCGACCGCGCTCATCACGGCCGCGGCGGCCACCGAGTACCAGCACTACGTGAAGGTCCGCGAGGAACTGCGCCGGCCCGCCCCGGCCGCCGCGGCACCCGCCTCCCGCACCACCGGCGCCGAGGATCCGGAGGGTGGCGCGGCGCACCTCGCCGCCACCATGGGCGAGGTCGCGGAGGCGAGCGGCGCGGGCGCCGTCGCCGTCATCGCCGTCCTGGCCCCCGTCCTGGCCGGCACCGCGGCGGCCCTCTTCCTGCTCGTCGGCTACGTCCTGCGCGTGCTGGCCCCGGAGCAGGTGTTCGCCCAGACCCTGCTCACCACGGGATGGGTCTTCGGCGCGGTCACGGCGGTGGCGATCCTCGTCGCCACCGCCGGCCTCCTGATGACGGCCCTGCGCAACCGGCCGTCCGCCGAGGCCGCCCGCCGCGCCGATCCCCACGGGGATCTGGCCCGCGCCCGGGAGGCGTGGCACGACGCCCTGCTGCACCGCGGCATCCTGCCGTTCCTGCGGGAGGCGCTGGAGGATCCGCGTACGGCGACCGCGCTGCACGCGGGACCGGCGGCGCAGTCCGGCCGGATGCCGCAGCTCGGGTACGGGCGGCCGGGCTTCAGCAGCCCCGGCGAGGGGTCCACCGCGGACCACCGGCCGCGGTACTCCAGCCCGGACTTCAGCAGCCCGGACTTCGGCGGTCCGGAACACCAGCCGGAGTAG
- a CDS encoding metallophosphoesterase, with translation MVEGSMTQGAGQGPAVERTATVRDFRVPAYVHEAAPYAASGTHPGNAVPPGEEDRPDGYTPTQRDLPVIRRGDTVQVTVDPAVAPAAQSTAGPGPLFVVGDVHGYLDELESALREKGLVDEAGHWSAGTARLWFLGDFTDRGPDGIGVIDLVMRLSAEAAASGGYCKALMGNHELLLLGAKRFGDTPVNSGAGTATFQAAWLLNGGQKSDMDRLQDHHLQWMARLDALEEVDGHLLVHSDTTTYLDYGRSIEEVNDTVRETLTRNDVEEVWDLFRKLTKRFSFRDEGGADAVRSLLETYGGTRIVHGHSPIPYLTGEVGSEDGEEESRPAVEGPHVYADGLAIAMDGGVTMAGKLLVQQLPLGS, from the coding sequence ATGGTGGAGGGGTCGATGACTCAGGGGGCCGGTCAGGGACCCGCGGTGGAGCGGACGGCGACGGTACGCGACTTCCGGGTGCCCGCCTACGTCCACGAAGCCGCTCCGTACGCCGCCTCGGGCACACACCCGGGCAACGCCGTCCCTCCCGGCGAGGAGGACCGCCCCGACGGCTACACCCCGACCCAGCGCGACCTGCCGGTCATCCGCCGCGGCGACACGGTCCAGGTGACCGTCGACCCCGCGGTCGCGCCCGCCGCCCAGTCCACCGCGGGCCCCGGCCCGCTCTTCGTCGTCGGCGACGTACACGGCTACCTCGACGAGCTGGAGTCCGCACTGCGCGAGAAGGGCCTCGTCGACGAGGCCGGCCACTGGAGCGCGGGCACCGCCCGCCTCTGGTTCCTCGGCGACTTCACCGACCGCGGCCCGGACGGCATCGGCGTCATCGACCTCGTGATGCGGCTCTCCGCCGAGGCGGCCGCGTCCGGCGGGTACTGCAAGGCGCTGATGGGCAACCACGAGCTGCTGCTGCTCGGCGCGAAGCGGTTCGGCGACACGCCCGTCAACTCCGGGGCCGGCACCGCGACCTTCCAGGCGGCCTGGCTGCTCAACGGCGGCCAGAAGTCCGACATGGACCGCCTCCAGGACCACCACCTCCAGTGGATGGCCCGCCTGGACGCCCTGGAAGAGGTCGACGGCCACCTCCTGGTGCACTCCGACACCACCACGTACCTCGACTACGGCCGCTCCATCGAAGAGGTCAACGACACCGTCCGCGAGACCCTCACCCGCAACGACGTGGAGGAGGTCTGGGACCTGTTCCGCAAGCTGACCAAGCGCTTCTCCTTCCGTGACGAGGGCGGCGCCGACGCCGTGCGCTCGCTGCTGGAGACCTACGGCGGCACCCGCATCGTCCACGGCCACAGCCCCATCCCGTACCTGACCGGCGAGGTCGGTTCCGAGGACGGCGAGGAGGAGTCCCGGCCCGCGGTCGAGGGACCGCACGTCTACGCGGACGGTCTCGCCATCGCCATGGACGGCGGGGTGACGATGGCCGGAAAGCTGCTGGTCCAACAACTTCCCCTCGGGTCCTGA